The sequence below is a genomic window from Sander lucioperca isolate FBNREF2018 chromosome 10, SLUC_FBN_1.2, whole genome shotgun sequence.
TAAGTTAGAAGGATTCGTCATCTGGGGAACataaatgtacaatatttaaTGGCAATCTATCCAAAAGTTATTGAGATATTTCATTCTGGagcaaagtggtggaccgaccgaCCAACTGACATCCCCAGAACCCCACATAGCTAATAAGTTAATAACTATGAACATCTTTTTACCTCTATTACAAAGTGTCCCTAAGTCTTCCTCTCTACTTTTTATGTTTCAGAGCCAGGCCCAACTTAACAATGGGCCCAATAACCCTGTGTGTGCTGCTCCCGGTGACGGTGCTGGCTTTGGTGGTGGCTGTAGCTGCTGAGGAGAATGCAGTCGACGACGAGTACACTTGGCCGCAGTGGAAGGTGCCTCTGGTAAGGAAAAGACGCACTGTGCATCTAAGCAGCCCAAACTTTTCTGCCCATCCTCAGCCAGAGCTGAGTGGGACCTGTGGGATTGAGTGTCAGCGTCGCCTCCCTGCCACGTCTCTGGACGACCTGGAGCAGTTCCTCTCCTACGAGACGGTTTATGAGAATGGTACACGCACATATACCTCAGTTTCTGTGCAGGGTCTCAATGAGGTGACTGCCTGGTCCAAAAATATCTCGTCTAGCTCCCGCCAAAAACGAGAGGTGTACGGCACAGATACCCGCTTCACCATCTCTGATAAGCAGTTCTCAACCAAATATCCATTCTCCACCTCTGTGAAGCTCTCCACAGGATGCTCTGGAGTTCTTGTGTCACCTAAACATGTGCTGACCGCTGCCCACTGCATCCATGATGGGAAGGATTATCTAGATGGGGTGCAGAAGCTGCGCGTTGGTATTCTGAAGGAGAAGTCCAGACGAGGGAAAGGAGGCAAAGGGAGAGGAAAGGGCAAAAGGAGAAAGGGAGACAAAGATAAAGAGGAAGTGCAGGAGAAGGAAGAGAATGAAGGGAAAGGGGACCGTAAAGGAAAAGGGAAAGGTAGAAAGAGCCGCAGTCGGCGAAGTGCGGAATCAGGGAAACCTTCGTTTAGGTGGACCGGGGTCAAGAAGACCCAGGTGCCTAAGGGCTGGTTCAAAGGTGTGTCTGACGGACTGACTGCGGATTATGACTATGCTGTTTTGGAGCTGAAGAAAGCCCCCAAAGTCAAGCACATGGATCTAGGTGTTATCCCCTCTGTCAAGAAGCTTCCTGCTGGGAGGATCCACTTCTCCGGCTTTGATGATGACCGTCCTGGCAACCTGGTGTACCGGTTCTGCTCCGTCTCGGAGGAGTCCAATGATTTGTTGTACCAATACTGTGATGCCAAACCTGGCTCC
It includes:
- the prss35 gene encoding inactive serine protease 35, whose amino-acid sequence is MGPITLCVLLPVTVLALVVAVAAEENAVDDEYTWPQWKVPLVRKRRTVHLSSPNFSAHPQPELSGTCGIECQRRLPATSLDDLEQFLSYETVYENGTRTYTSVSVQGLNEVTAWSKNISSSSRQKREVYGTDTRFTISDKQFSTKYPFSTSVKLSTGCSGVLVSPKHVLTAAHCIHDGKDYLDGVQKLRVGILKEKSRRGKGGKGRGKGKRRKGDKDKEEVQEKEENEGKGDRKGKGKGRKSRSRRSAESGKPSFRWTGVKKTQVPKGWFKGVSDGLTADYDYAVLELKKAPKVKHMDLGVIPSVKKLPAGRIHFSGFDDDRPGNLVYRFCSVSEESNDLLYQYCDAKPGSSGSGIYIRLKEPGKKKWKRKIIGVFSGHQWVDVNGNGMQQDYNVAVRITPLKYAQICYWVHGDSSECQVA